The following proteins are co-located in the Triticum aestivum cultivar Chinese Spring chromosome 1A, IWGSC CS RefSeq v2.1, whole genome shotgun sequence genome:
- the LOC123054025 gene encoding uncharacterized protein, producing MREGRANGGADGERGGADAAAALRRQRPARPHPPSSGSAAPSSSGGGEGGKKQGRRKSKRREQVVRAIRDRLPPPPACWGNVSVVRERRGRRERPGADAVRGEEEGRSGAGTAALPAWCCLCPEGDCSLEPNPSANGKEDPGLCALIERNDFYSDDCNPHAAAAAEDDDDDGAASPAADFD from the coding sequence ATGCGGGAGGGGAGAGCCAATGGCGGGGCCGACGGAGAGAGAGGCGGCGCTGACGCCGCCGCCGCGCTTCGGCGGCAGAGGCCGGCCCGGCCCCACCCGCCCTCGTCCGGCTCGGCCGCGCCGTCTTCGTCGGGTGGAGGAGAGGGAGGCAAGAAGCAGGGGAGGCGCAAGAGCAAGCGGCGGGAGCAGGTCGTGAGGGCGATCCGGGACCGGCTGCCTCCCCCGCCCGCCTGCTGGGGCAACGTCTCGGTGGTCCGGGAGAGGAGGGGCCGGAGGGAGAGGCCTGGCGCCGACGCCGTCCGCGGCGAGGAGGAGGGGCGCTCCGGCGCGGGAACCGCCGCGCTGCCGGCGTGGTGCTGCCTCTGCCCCGAAGGGGACTGCTCGCTGGAGCCCAACCCGAGCGCCAACGGCAAGGAGGACCCCGGCCTCTGCGCCCTCATCGAGCGCAACGACTTCTACTCCGACGACTGCaacccgcacgccgccgccgccgccgaagacgacgacgacgacggcgcggCGAGCCCCGCCGCTGATTTTGATTAG